A window of Sebastes umbrosus isolate fSebUmb1 chromosome 3, fSebUmb1.pri, whole genome shotgun sequence contains these coding sequences:
- the LOC119485655 gene encoding beta-1,3-N-acetylglucosaminyltransferase lunatic fringe-like, translating into MWKPSCGSDSTFSCSAAAAAAVTCLLVTGMLVVTVGHPSSGEPEEPPAAAATKVFSAYFRKLTRERRAMSGQPRRSAAPGPVEHLSPADLFIAVKTTGRYHRQRLELLLDTWISRNMQQIFVFTDGEDEKLRKRMGAHLINTNCSAAHNRQALSCKMALEYDTFINSGKKWFCHVDDDNYLNVGSLLKLLSQYGHTQDVYIGRPSLERPIEATESLGTTEMKPVRFWFATGGAGFCLSRGLALKMKPWASDGSFIATAEHIHLPDDCTVGYIVEALLGVSLIRSALFHSHLENLGLVSDIHNQVTLSYGTVENSRNTVNLKGPFSINEDPTRFRSVHCLLYPDTAWCPGLRRH; encoded by the exons ATGTGGAAACCCTCCTGTGGATCAGACAGCACCTTCAGCTgctccgctgctgctgccgccgcggTCACCTGTCTGCTGGTGACCGGGATGCTGGTCGTCACTGTCGGACACCCGAGCAGCGGAGAGCCGGAGGAgcctccagctgctgcagcgaCGAAAGTTTTCTCCGCGTATTTCAGGAAACTCACCCGGGAGAGGCGAGCGATGAGCGGCCAACCGAGGAGGAGCGCTGCCCCCGGACCGGTGGAGCATCTCTCACCGGCTGACCTGTTCATAGCGGTGAAGACCACCGGGAGATATCACCGGCAGAGACTGGAGCTCCTGCTGGACACCTGGATCTCCAGAAACATGCAACAG ATATTCGTGTTCACTGATGGAGAGGACGAGAagctgaggaagaggatgg GAGCTCACCTGATCAACACCAACTGCTCAGCGGCTCACAATCGTCAGGCCCTCTCCTGTAAAATGGCGCTGGAATACGACACTTTTATTAACTCTGGCAAGAA GTGGTTCTGTCACGTCGATGATGATAACTACCTGAACGTTGGCTCTCTCCTGAAGCTCTTGTCTCAGTACGGTCACACTCAGGACGTCTACATCGGCCGGCCCAGCCTGGAGCGACCAATAGAGGCCACGGAGAGCCTTGGCACCACTGAAATG AAGCCGGTGCGTTTCTGGTTCGCCACAGGAGGAGCAGGATTCTGTCTGAGCCGAGGCCTCGCCCTCAAGATGAAGCCCTGGGCCAG TGATGGCAGCTTCATTGCGACAGCTGAGCACATTCACCTCCCTGACGACTGCACCGTTGGTTACATCGTGGAAGCGCTGCTGGGCGTGAGCCTCATCCGCTCAGCGTTGTTCCATTCCCACCTGGAGAACCTGGGACTGGTGTCAGACATACACaaccag GTGACTCTCAGCTACGGCACAGTGGAAAACAGCAGAAACACTGTCAACCTGAAAGGACCATTTTCAATAAATGAAGATCCTACAAG gttcaGGTCGGTCCATTGTCTGCTGTACCCAGACACTGCTTGGTGCCCCGGCCTCCGGCGACACTAA
- the LOC119484717 gene encoding protein tweety homolog 3-like: MAAVVNYSPPWWVNLLHRMPHFNIEFQLVSSDFRPEDSEYQKSILLLGAVALLCLGLDLLFLLFYSFWLCCRRRKSDDSSHSHTHSQQPSADCCCTAWCVIIATLVCSAGIAVGFYGNGESSDGANRLAYSLRHANRTVSGVEKLVSDSALALNQTVEESLVQLETAFQDQTDYVSIVQKLQGQLDELVRLMVDIPFWSNTDISLEDLARKTETFDFYRWLGYLSLLLFDVLICLLVLFGLIRNSRGTLIGVCLLGVLTLIISWGSLGMELAVAASASDFCVSPDTYVTRVTEENAVINQDILQYYLRCSPGQINPFQQRLSGSHKALVEMQDDVAELLRSATRDYANTKGSLEQIQSVLNSTEVGLHQLTALVDCRSLHMDYVQALTGLCYDGVEGVIYLVLFSFVTALMFSSIVCSVPHTWPGKRTDEEDGEDESGASRAGVHDNLYRVHMPSLYSCGSSYGSEASLPATAHTVSNAPVTEYMSQNANFQNPRCENTPLIGRESPPPSYTSSMRAKYLATNRPDQNRRSVPNDQLDPASRPHPAARPQSSVH; this comes from the exons TCCATTTTGCTGCTTGGGGCTGTGGCGTTGCTGTGTTTGGGCCTggacctcctcttcctcctcttctactCATTCTGGCTTTGCTGCCGGCGGCGCAAGAGTGACGACTCCTCGCACTCCCATACGCACTCCCAGCAGCCCAGCGCCGACTGCTGCTGCACCGCCTGGTGCGTCATCATCGCCACGCTCGTCTGCAG CGCTGGCATTGCTGTAGGATTCTACGGAAATGGGGAGTCCAGTGATGGAGCTAATCGTTTGGCGTACTCCCTCCGTCATGCCAACCGCACCGTGTCCGGGGTGGAGAAACTG GTGTCAGACAGCGCCCTAGCCTTAAACCAGACAGTGGAGGAGAGCTTGGTCCAGTTGGAGACGGCCTTCCAGGACCAGACAGACTATGTGTCCATTGTCCAAAAGCTGCAGGGACAGCTGGACGAGCTGGTGAGGCTGATGGTGGATATTCCCTTCTGGTCCAATACGGACATTTCCCTGGAGGACTTGGCCCGCAAGACGGAGACTTTTGATTTTTACAG gTGGCTGGGGTACCTTAGCTTGCTGCTGTTTGATGTGCTCATTTGTCTTCTGGTGCTCTTCGGCCTGATACGCAACTCTAGAGGCACTCTGATTGG AGTGTGTCTGCTGGGTGTTTTGACTCTGATAATCAGCTGGGGGTCTCTCGGCATGGAACTGGCTGTCGCTGCT TCAGCCAGCGACTTCTGCGTTTCCCCGGATACCTACGTCACCAGGGTAACCGAGGAAAACGCTGTCatcaaccaag ATATCCTGCAGTATTACCTGAGGTGCAGCCCTGGCCAAATTAACCCCTTCCAGCAG AGGCTGTCAGGGAGTCACAAAGCATTGGTGGAGATGCAGGATGACGTGGCAGAGCTACTGAGATCAGCGACACGTGATTATGCCAACaccaag GGGAGTCTGGAGCAAATCCAGTCCGTGCTGAACTCCACTGAGGTCGGTCTTCACCAGCTGACTGCTCTGGTCGACTGTCGCAGCCTACACATG GACTACGTTCAGGCATTGACTGGGCTGTGTTATGACGGCGTGGAAGGCGTCATCTACCTGGTTCTCTTCTCCTTTGTCACTGCTCTGATGTTCTCCTCCATTGTTTGCAGCGTGCCACATACCTGGCCTGGCAagag GACGGATGAGGAAGACGGAGAGGACGAGTCGGGTGCCTCGCGGGCCGGTGTGCACGATAACCTGTACCGCGTTCACATGCCCAGTCTCTACAGCTGTGGCTCCAGCTACGGTAGCGAAGCTAGCCTGCCCGCTACGGCCCACACTGTCAGCAATGCCCCCGTCACTGAATACAT GAGCCAGAACGCAAACTTTCAGAACCCTCGGTGTGAGAACACCCCCCTGATTGGCAGGGAGTCCCCTCCACCCTCT TACACCTCTAGTATGAGAGCAAAGTACCTGGCCACCAACCGACCGGACCAGAACCGACGCTCCGTTCCCAACGACCAATTGGACCCGGCTAGCCGGCCTCACCCCGCTGCCCGACCACAGTCCTCAGTCCACTAG